AAGGGCAGCGGAAATACCGCCGGTGAAAGTCCCGACAAAGTTAAACACACCGTAGCCGGTTGCCCGAAGCTCGGGGGACGCAATCTGGCTGAGGACAGGCATGCAACTGCAATCGTAGGATCCCCGTCCGACCCCGTAAATGGTAAGAGCTGCCAGCAGTACCCAGCCCGAACCCGTTATACCTACGATACACAGGAATGGCGCCGCCAGCGCGAGACCGGCCGCCTGTGTCAGGAGGCGGCCGCGAGAGGATCGCGTTCGCTCGCGGTGGTGATCGGCGATCATGGCTAGACCTGCAGGCAGGTAGGCGGCTTCACTCACGCCCATCAGGCCGCGCACCACGAGAAGTTCGCGGAAATTTCTGGCTTTGCCGGTCGCCCAGGTCATCAGTGACCAGACCAGGAGGCTGGCGATGATTATCTTCTTGCGGCCAAACCGGTCCGCCATATAG
The nucleotide sequence above comes from Acidobacteriota bacterium. Encoded proteins:
- a CDS encoding MFS transporter, with protein sequence MPCAATEPDARAGNPTARHDRKQQPQSIARRCAMSAGRETSKPLYPWVLVALLWFAFLLNYLDRQVIFSVFPLLQQNLKLTDLELGLLSTSFLWVYAIASPLAGYMADRFGRKKIIIASLLVWSLMTWATGKARNFRELLVVRGLMGVSEAAYLPAGLAMIADHHRERTRSSRGRLLTQAAGLALAAPFLCIVGITGSGWVLLAALTIYGVGRGSYDCSCMPVLSQIASPELRATGYGVFNFVGTFTGGISAALAGALKHSIGLGGAMVAASGVILVAALLLFQVKVTHMPPA